AAAGTGGAATATTGCCAAAGCGACTGGATCGTCCTCCGCACGGTATATGCACTTGTGACGTGTGTCTGAAGCTTCCCAATGCATCTTCCATAGAAATGCAATGCAAAGATCCACAATATCCCAATATAGTTTCTTTTGATGCAGTCATAAAAGGAGAAAATTAACCAGCTTTTCTTACAGGACTTATTTTCTTCTTGTATTTAATAGTTTTGTCTAAAATACTCATGTTCATGTGtcttttttgtatgtgtgtctgcaggccATTGAGACCTTTGCGGTGACAGTGAAGGAGATCgcccagctgctgcagggcttCGGATCAGAGCTGTCTGAGACCGAACTTCCAGACGAAGCTAATGCCATCGAGTTCctgctgcactcacacacacaccgatacCGACAGATGAAGGTTGCCGctggcttttctctctttccccgCGCTACTCGCTCTATCTGTGTCTGgcattgtttgcatttgatctttcattgtttttcacgCAGTTGCACTGGTTTTATATGGTGTCATGATTTCATTGGTCTTGTTGTGTTTCAGGACGATATTCGTAATGTGCTGAAGGAGGGCCGCCTGCTGCTGTCAAACCTGGAAACTGTCAAGGCCTCTAAGAGGGAtgtagaggaggagagggacatAAGAGCAGACATGGACACTGTTCAGAGGTACAGAGTTCAGACATCCTCTGTAGAGAAATGATTGGACACAAGACACAAGAAAGAAACACTAACAGGCGTTATTTTGTCAGGAAGCTTGTGTGAACGcctgtgtgtcatgtgttttaGGCTCCTGGCTCAGCTCAGAGACATGGAGGAGGCGTTTGATGGCTTCTTTGAGAAACACcacctgaagctgcagcagtacctccagctgctgcactaTGAAATGAGTTTCCAGCAGGTGTGATTATTGGTGTCTGACTCCAGAAGACGTATTAGCCTCCGACTCTATGCTGTATGCACAGCTGGCGTgattaactctgtgtgtgtgtgtgtgtgtgtgtgtgtgtgtgtgtgtgtgtgtgtgtgtgtgtgtgtagatggaTGAGGTGCTGACAAGGCTCATAGACCAGGAGAAGGACGTCGCCTTTGTGGGAACCACGGTGGTTCAGACAGAACAACTGTTGAGAGACCTGGAGATGCTGGACACACATGCTCAGGTCACACAgtgacaacatgcacacacttacaGTAGTAGAGATTTGGCTTGAAGAAAGTGACCAGGGGTTATACCATTTTAAACATCAGTATGTCATGATGCCATTGTAATTCTGATGCTATATAATAATAGTAGTGAAACAGTAAACAACAACTTGGATGTGTGGGAGCGTGAAACCCAAACCCAATCAATCTCATCTGTGCTGTTACAAGACAAGGTGGAATGAaatccatgtgtgtgtttttgtgcatcaGGAGGAGATGGCTCGTGCCCAGGTGGTGATCCTGCATGGTCACCAGTTGGCCGCCAACCACCACTATGCCCTAGCACTCATCGTCCAGCGCTGCAATGAGCTGCGGCATCACTGTGACGTCATCACTACCGCCATACGCACCAAGCGGGCTTCGCTCACTCGAGCACGAGACCTGCTGCTCCGACTCGAAGGGGTAAAGATGCtgatacacacaagcacactcaaAGACTTACgcatgcaaacattttattgtgttgtgtcCAATGTTTTGTTGCTTGTGCAGGCCCTTCGGTGGTGTGACCAGGGCGCCTATCTTCTGGCAAGTCAGATGGTGGACCGATTCCAAACCAGAGAGGGAGCTCAGGAGGCATTGCATTGCCTGAACTGTCACCAGGAGAGGGCGCCATCTGCCCTGAAAAACAGCCAGGACACTCTGAGCCTGGAGTTTGAAGCCATACTCACCCCACAGCTGCAGGTACGCCATCGCTGCTCTCACCAAAACACCGATGACCCACAATTCACCTCAATTTACActtcatcttctttctttccagtcccaaatctccatggtaacagaGAAGCTGAACTCAATGCAGTCCATGATCAGAAACAGAGAGCTGTGTCTGAGGAAGCTGGCAGATGTACAGGTCAGACCAGTTCAGCTGGTGGCCCCCAGGCCTGAACCCGACCAGACCTCACAGCGCTGCAAGTCGCCCCTCTTCTCCCCGAAACACGGTACGACCATGGCACACGGTCCTGTGCAGTCTTTTGTCtgcatttcctctgtgctctgtcaTCACCAGTCGTATTTGTGCGTCCGTCTGATTCTCTCCACAGGTGTAGACTTTAACGTCCTGAACTCCAAGTTCTCTTTTGACCTTCTTCCTGGCAAGAGAGCCGCGAGGAGGAACAACAGCCAGcgaaaggtgtgtgtgttatacaTGGTCCTCAGAAGATGAATCTTAATGACCTTGGTGATCCTCTGAATTTCGCTCCAAGGCTCCAAGCTGAGATGCTTATTTCATGTGCATTTCGTCAGATCGAGGTAATGCATGATTTCCAAGGCAACCGCAGCTGTCTCTATGGCCCGACCACTGAAACAGATTCAGAAGCAGAAGACAGTCCAGAGCAGGTCACACGGTATGCAGCCTTTCTTCTGTCACACAGGATCTTTGTGCTAAAGCTGCTAAAGCAGTGTGCACAGAGgagttattttatttcaatggcttttctttttgctttgcATTCAGCTTttgcctctttttctctcattctgaCTCTTTAAAGCCACATTATGAAGGAACTGATCGCTACAGAGAGGATCTATGTGGAtgagctgctctctgtccttctgGTGAGTTCATTTTTTTGGAGAGTTTATTTTTATgctattttgcttttgtttgataGTTTACAGATTAGAGTGACAGAAGGTGCTGGCagagggaagaaggagagatACGGCAAAAGATCACACAATGtcgcacaaacacattttgttatTCTGCATTTCCTGGTTTCTCTGACCAAGTTCTCCTCCTGTTTCGTTTCTATTTGCTCTACTCTCTcatctcctttctcctctcctctcttttctcctctccacactcctctcttttctcctctcctttgtcCTCTGATCCCCCCTTtcaacttttttcttcttcttgctctccttttccttttcttctttctcctcttctctgctcatctcctttctcctctcctttcctctgctctACACTTATCAGGGCTACAGGGCAGAAATGGAGGACCCATCCATGTCTAATCTTCTTCCTTCAGCTCTACGCAGCCAGAAAGATGTTCTGTTTGGCAACATGCCAGAGATTTACCAGTTCCACAGCaggcaagacacacacacacacacacacacacacacacacacacacacacacacacacacacacacacacacacacacacacacacacacacacactgaagtcacAAACTGTCCCACGGTTGTCCTTGTCACCATgttgtttcctctcattttcctcttggATTCTCCCTTCAGGATCTTCCTCCAAGATCTGCAGGGGTGCCTGGAGATGCCGGAGAGGGTCGGGGCTTGCTTCCTGCAACGGgtgaggaaacaggaggagaagcACAGGAACTTTACGTTTAAGTGATTTAACATAACATATCAAAGTGTAcggtcggtgtgtgtgtgtgtgtgtgtgtgtgtgtgtgtgtgtgtgtgtgtgtgtgtgtgtgtgtgtgtgtgtgtgtgtgtgtgtgtgtgtgtgtgtgtgagcagaaagAGAAGTTTCAGGTGTATGAGCGTTACTGCCAAAACAAGCCTCGCTCTGAGATGCTATGGAGACAGTGCTCTGATTCACCCTTCTTTCAGGTAGTTACGTACTGTTTATCTCATATTGATGGAATAAAGGTGATTTGGATTAGTGTTGACAGGAGGAATAATCTTGAGATATTTGTTTGtaaagctgttgtttttctgaatttCAGAACAGGCTCCAATTATAGCTCATGCATTACCGCAAAATCTGTCTAAGATggatctttctctctctctaggAGTGCCAGATGAAGCTGGACCACAAGCTGGGTCTGGACTCCTACCTCCTGAAACCAGTCCAGCGCCTCACCAAGTATCAGCTGCTACTTAAGGTTCTGTACATCTGAGTCAGTCAGTGACGGAGAGATGCAGCTCGTACGATGATGTGCATGTCTGAAAGATTTCGTTTTTATATCATCATAAAGGCAAATTGGTGGACTGCAGTTGGGTAGAGGTGTCAGGTTTGAGTCAGTGAGTTTAGTCACTCACAAAAAAGACATGGCAAAATTCAGAAGCTTGTAGTAAAGCAAAAAGGTGAGCAAAGTGGCCGAGACTTGTTACCAGGCTAGTGAGCACAACAGTCTGgcaaagagaggggaggagatcTGAGTTTTTATCCTCTGCTTGATGAgtgtggattggctgcagctgtggtggctgattggcacAGGGAGCAGGTGTAGGTGACCTgagattgcagtgaaatgcccagtccagacacacacacacacacacacacacacacacacacacacacacacacacacacacacacacacacacacacacactaaataaaacattttagaggaaaagttaagggatcGCCAAAGTTACTACAGTTCATCTTTAGGCGGGCATGTATGTCTGAACATTTGGAAATCCATCctatagttgttgagacatttcacttaaTGCCAAAGATGTGGTGGCAGTGGAGTTAacagatcaccaaagtcagttgGATTCATCCTGGATTCATCCAGCCTTGTAATTATTGAAAattttcagtctggatcaaaatGATGGACTGGCCAGTCATCCACAGAGACATGCTGCATAGCTGAATATATGTGGTCATGTTGTCTGGTCAGTCCAGGTTTTGTTTAGAAAAAAGTAACTATTCAGATTGATGAATGGACAAAGAGACATTGGCACAGAGAGCCAAGCAATCAAGATAAACAGCCAGGTCACCCACACTGAGAtgcagacacaggtggacatcttaaacagacacagactgcTGACATTTATCCAGACAAAACTGATTTGTACATGCAGGCAGAGATCAAGGCAGGCAGACTAGATTAGgtaaagtgaaaacactgacctgtcagcctgtctgtcccgCTCCAGGAGCTGTTGAAACACTGTACAGAGCAGCGATACCGCTGCGAGCTGCAGGACGCTCTGGACTccatgctggagctgctgaagtcTGTCAACGACTCCATGCATCAGATAGCCATCACTGGATATCAGGTACCAGCCAGTCAAGGCAATAAAGAAGACAGAGCGGACAATCATGCCACTGGATGCCAGATATATGACACATCATTTTCCAATCAAAGCTTTCATCTTCAGAACATCAGAACATGTAGTGACTGCAGTGTACAATATCTGGGTggacaaataaaatatatcttAATCACAACATGTGCAACTGTTGTATATAAACACCTTAAAATTGACAAAGTGCAtcaaaacattacaaaaaagCTTATTTGGTTTCAACTCTGTGTAACCCCCCATTGACTGAATCCCAATGCTAAATTTCATTGTAAACCAACACTTCTGGGTGAGGGATAGCAAATCACAAACAGCTTCATATTCATGTTGATAGATACAGTCCATGTAATGTGTTTTGTGGAAAGTGAGAGCGATTGTTGGTGCTGTCCTCCTACATTGCCGTCttctctgtccacctgtctgtctgtcccaggGTGACCTCAGCCAGCTGGGCCGGGTGGTTCTGCAGGGAGGCTTCAGCGTGTGGATCAGCCATAAGAGGGCAGCGGTGAGAATGAAGGAGCTGGCCAGGTTCAAGCCCATGCAGAGACATCTCTTCCTCTATGACCACGCCCTGCTCTTCTGTAAACGCAGAGACGAGGACACTCACGACAGGACGCCCTTCTACAGCTTCAAATCCTGCCTCAGAGTAACAATATGTGATATGTACTTTAATAGCTACATTTAATGTAATACAGCCCTACAGCAAAGCTTTTTGTTCAATGCTGTCAGCCGGACTTAACtggtcattttggaggcagCAGTTTGGGGTTCAGTTGAGTTGTACTGCATATGTCTAGGACTGGTCTAaattttgaatgaaaataacAGTGTAGAGTCAGTAAGGATGACACGTTACAGTGAAATAAcaacttttctctctttctggaGATGAGTGCAGTGGGAATCACAGAAACTGTGAAGGGAGATGTGAAGAAATTTGAAATCTGGTACAGTGGCAGAGAAGTGGTGTACATAGTTCAGGTATTTGATCTTTTGCTTCTTATTCACTGTCTTCATTTTAATCGTCTTGGTGTCTCTCCCTTCAGCTCGTTCCCTCACACACCTCCcttgtgttttggtgtgtgtttgtcttgtccAGGCTCCCACAGTGGAGGTCAAAGTTGCCTGGCTGACAGAAATTCGAAAAATCCTCACCAACCAGCTGAAACTGCATCAAGGTTTCTGTGACTGCTGCAATTCATTCGCTGCCCCTACTGTTACCTCTGTCTTTGAAATGCCTGATTTCATTTTGGGATTCAGATCTGATTTGTTGACGTGAAGaggcttgtttgttgtttggatgaTTTGACTCCCCTGAATTTAAATTTTCTGTTTAAGACCTCTATCTCTTCTGCTTTTCCCAGATGAGCCTCCATCTCTTCCACTATCAGACAACCCCCTCTCTGACAGGTGATTGTCTCTGCATCCCTATCATCCTCTGCGTCAGTTCTGTCCGTATGCGGGTCATCTCACTTTTAATCCAGTCTCAGTTCAGGAATCGATTTAAATCTTGATCTTATTTGTACACCGGATGTTAAAGTtgaatgattttgtgtgtgtgtatgtgtgttgtatTAACATCTTTGTCATTACCTTTGAGAACTAGTATTCATCACACTATTGCCAAGTCCAGTCGGTGGCTTTAatgctgtccgtggtgctgaaaccCCAAAATGCTTAATTCCAGCACCATGGAGAGAGCTACACACTGAATCTACTGGTTAGACCAGAAAGGGCTTTCTGCCAGAGAGGGTTCTGACAgaaggctttctggcagaaagcctTTTGGAAGTCAGGTAACGTATAAAGAGCAACAAAAACTACTTACTTAGGTTAAGGAAATGATCACGATTTGGGTTAAAATAGAGCCTTTTACAAACTTTAAATCACATGTGaaaaaggctttctggcagaaagtcCTGAAAGCAGGCTTCACCACTGGCTGCTTATGTCCAATCAGGGACTAGCTATCGACCATGAGTGAAAACCACTGCATTAACATCTTGCCAGGCTGCTTTAACAGTCATCAAGTGTGTAATGTTATTGATCCTGGGTTTAAACGAGCATTAAACATCACAGGGTGAGTAAATAGGCAAAAAAGTTGAGTTGGGTCCACGTGGTAGGTGTAACTTAAGTGTTAAATACCGAAGTATAAATTGTTGGAACGCTATTAGAGGCTCTGCTGCTGGTTAGTCAGTAAAAGTGCTGGTTCTCTTGGATAATGTCAAAAATGTGTGCTTGTGGAGTTTTTGTTAGATATATCAATGTTCTGTTTCCTGatagcatgctagcatgttaTAAATTTGATGAATGTCTGATAAACCCCCACAATACACAACTTGTTGTTGACTCATAAAGCAGGAAAATGATCAACACTTCCCTTTTTTTGGAAATTAGATACTGTGAATGATTCGTGTTCATGATGTAGGTATAAGTTAGAGAGCATTTGTAAGCAATCAATGagtttctgctttatttaacAGATGGGTGGGCTTTAACACATTCAAATGCTGTGATTGTATTAATTTTCTTTCTAGACATAAGACTAAATTGAACAAACTCCACCCATCTGCTGCTTAAAGCAACCACACTGTGAGTTATTTGCAAATGCTGTTTAATCAAAGCccggtgtgtgtgcgcagaatCCTGAATAATATTTCCATATATTACAGCGATCTCTGATATAAttgatatttacattttaaactcCAACATCCTTTGACGCTGGAATATATGTGATTGGGAACTTATCGGAATGCTGTATTGATTTACAGAATGTGGATGAGCTCGTTTTGTGACACCgtggatgttgttgttgttgttgttcgttttgtttgttgtggtcGTGTCTTGTTCCCTTGGTGATGCGGTTTAGTGcatcagagatgtgtgtgtcgTGGGGCGGAGCGTCGGTGGGAGGCTGCTCAGCGTGTCTCCCTGTTCCTCACAGCTCCTCGACAAGCCACTCCCACATGAACCGGGGGGAGGAGTCAGTACACACCAGCCCCGCCCACTCAGACCCTGTGGTTCACTCGCCTCGACGCAGTGAGTTGCTGACACACAGATTCAAtcactgtttttcactttcCTGATTATTtgccacatttttcttttggttCCCTTTGTGAGAAATTCATGAAagcttttttgcttttgctcttGTTCAGTCTTCCTTTCACCTGACGTTATACCGCTCAACTTTCAACCTGCTTTAAACTCCCTAAAATTGTTTTTGAGGGAGAACACCTGTCTTGTCGCCTGCAGCTTGGCCTGTCCCTGCCCACTCAGTGGCGATATGTGAGGGCCTGGAGGACTGGGGTGCAGCTACAGACCTCTCCAACTTATCAGACTCAGACGAGGAGGATCAGCCTGCCCCCCTGGTGAGATTTTGGAGATTTCATTGCTGTCACGGCACAGGTAGCACTGGAGAAATGCTTTGTTGTTATGTCAAGGACCATGTATCGCCTCACTCTACTGGGTGAGGGTCCACAGAGCAGCAACCGGACACTGATGGCCGACAGCTCTGCAGGCAAGCGCAGACAAAACTAAACCAAAATATTTCAGGATGAGGACGATTAGTTATTGTCCAACAGAAGCCTCACCTTAGATAAGACCTGATCTTTCATTAggtatctgtctctctgcctctctgtagATGGAAATGTTGGAAAGTGTCAAAACGCACCGTTCTCCTGTGCTTTACTTGTCTTTCTTCTGTTCCAGGTGGCGGGCAGGTACAGGGTCATGGTCGAGAGCAGCATGGCCAgcagtgatgacatcatctttaACTGTGGTGACGTCATCCAGCTGCTTCATGAGGAATTGTCAGGAATTTGGTAAAATACGCTGCCTGTTTCATAAATGTTGTTTACAGACAATTTAAGAATAAGATGCATAaaataaagtcttttttttttcttttttctttttaatctttctgtGTCGCAGGATAGTGAGGAATATAAGTCGTGGCGAAGAAGGGCGTGTTCATTCTGAGGACCTGCACAGGATTCTGGGAGAGATCTGCtaagagccaatcagaggacagatgtgtccattctcctcctgtttcaCTCAATCATTCGACTCAACACGCACAGACTAAAACGCTCTCAACTTCCTGACCAAACGGGGAGCACCTGACTCTGCCAAGACGTTCATCAGATCATCGGATTGAAGCATattaaatgcatattttatCTTCAATCCACTGTGACGCTTCCATCTCAGACATCTCAGAAGGCTGTAAACTACAGGATGGATCTCAGAAGACTGTAACAATGCAAAGCACATACGTGGGACCTCACAGAACCGgcgccttttttttctctgtctgtgtctttgtctgtcttttccagTGTAATAGTAGATAAGATAGCAGACAGGACATTATTTTGACCTATAACTGAAGACGTTGAACAGGGGCTTTTATTCATACGTGCAGAATGGACTTTTATTTCTGACTTCAGGTTTTATGGTTTCTATTTTCTTATGAAATATAACAGAAATCGTGCATATGCCTACTTACATATCATTACAATTCATGTGCCAAACAGCTCAGCTAATCATTGTGGCTTCCTTTTCTACAACACTGTAGCTTTAACTTGCTCTCGCGTGacattgttttaaatgaatttaaatcCTCTGTTTATCCCACAGCAGCCAGCTACGTCACCAGTGGGTATGCATGCGATGTGTGCaatgttgccatggttacaaAAAATCTGCATGTGCCAGGTGTGTTCACATGACAAAATCCAAGCTGCCATGATAATAACTTGGCAATCCTGAGTCAAGATATTGCAGGTGTCCCCATTAATAATAGCAATAGTGGGGTTGTTTTGCCACTCTAGTGTTGGTTAGGGATGTACTGCCATTGCATATCCTCTACAGATGTTTTGTGGCAAATAGCAGGAAAAGCccattaataacattaataatggctgCATGCTATTTAGCCGTGGTCTTGTGCATGGTGCCTCGGTGGGAAGTTTCAATGGAGCTGTCAGAAATGTTATTAGTGCCTCTTGTGCTTCTCTCGCTATAACCAGTGAAATTGTTTCCTGAGGgtaaaaaaatctattaatgCAGCACTCTTAGTCAACCCTCAAGATGAACTACCAGCGTCTGGGGGAAGCACTGCAGTGCTTATGCAAGGTAAACACACTGGGGGGACTTATACTGTAGCTGGTTGCTGTGGTTGTCAGGCAGTGTATTCTTTAcgtttgctgctgttgatggTGATAATGTGTTAGCATTTTTAATTTGGAATTTGTGGATTTTTCATCGGTGATAATTCTGCAACTCTTCAGTCAAATTAATCCTGCTCGGCTGTTATTTCCACTGAGATGCAGCAAgctttatgtttctgtgtgttcgCTGCTCTGCATGGACGAATCACCGCACATGCCTATTGCTTCATTTCTGCTTGTACTGCGATTTTACACCTACAGCTAAAACCAGGCTTGGTGTTGGGTAGTAACTGTAGGTAGAATTGTTTAGAGTTATACCTGCCAGCTGAACTGTTACAGTTAAATTGTGGATTCATGACCTATTGGTTTTGAATTTCCTTAAATTTCCCTCGTTTTAAAACTGCCCAGACACTGTCAACAGCTTTGAAACAGTGTGAAAAGTGGTTATAATCACTGCCACTTTACCACCATGTGTGCTGAGGTTTAACCTCGAAGGGCAGACAGATAGAGTATAAATGCTATCAGCTTATGGAGTCAACTACTGTTAACCGTGAACATGTAAATGgtaaaaatctaaattttagGTGTTAAAACACAACTCTGGACAAGTGTTTGGACAgtcagatgttgacattattaAGTGACAAGAGGTACATTGGATTCCTGCTATATTTGCTGCATCTGTGCTCTACATAAATCCGATCCTGCAGGTAACACTGAACCTGAGATTAACACTGAATAAAGATTCATGTTCACAGTATTTAATACCCACACTGGGAACATTATAGTCACTTGATAGTGAGCAGCAGACTGTCTAAATACCTAATGTCCAATAAAACTGAATAGCATTTCATCATGGTAAATTTAGTTGACATCCACCCGACACCGGCTATACTGTAACATcagaagtgaaagtgaaaggaTTCGCTCAGTTACTGTACGCTGTAACATGTCTCATCCACAGTACCTTAAACTCTACTTTTGCTCATTTTGCActtttttgatattttgaaCCATTGTGAAAGCTTGTATTATAATGCATAGTATATGATTATTTTCCGAAATATAAGCACAggattatttgatttgattctgaTGTGATTTCTTTCCTTATAATTGTGTTTAGGTGCTAGTGACAGAGCtacacacatgcaggttttCACTTATCTTGCCTGATTTGACCTCCTCTCTGTAATATGTTGCAATAATTGATTAATATTCTCTCTAACTCCTTCAGCTTTACTAGTTTCACAACTCTGCCTTAGTGGATGCTGCCTCACTGAGATGGCTTACTGACACACTTAAATGAAACTGAGCCATCATTAACTctattaattacacctgtgcttctctggcTATGACAGTTATTAAGTAAAAACACTCATGTTTGATTCAAAAAATGTCTATTTCTAAATGTGTgagttgctgctgttgctgctaaCCTTAAAAAGTTCACTATTACATTCTTTATATTATTTCCCCACAGTGAGCAACTCAATGAATTCAGGTGACATCACATAATTGCCAGCCGAGCTCGGCCCAGCTTCAACCTGAGCTGAGGTCTGATAATCCACCATAAGTGAAAACACCCATGTGTGTGGGCCTGTAAGGTTCAGGAGCATGAAATgaactttgacattttctttagCATCTGGCTAAACAGAAGCTACTTCAGCTTCTGCATTTGATATTTCTCCTTGCATACAATTTCAGTTCAGTCACTGCATGGAGAGCTCCAAGgtgttattttgaaatatttcaagaAACGTGCAAATGCTCAGatattttaatgacattttattatAGAATCAAATGAACCTGAGTGACTGAATCTCGCTGGATTCAGtcgaggaaaaacttcctctAAACCAAACAAATCCCTGCACATGACTCCGTTTGTCAGTTAGTTAATTCGGATCCCCGTTCTCTGACTGATCCACGGGTAGTACCGTGAGACCCGAGTGTAGATGCCGTACTTCCCGTCCTTGGCACACTCTTCCCCCCAGCTGACGATGCCTGTCAGGAACCAAGTGCCTTTGTAATTGGTGGCATGTGGCCCCCCGCTGTCCCCCTGGCATGAGTCCATCTGTTCATTTTGGAAGCCGGCACAGAACATAAAGCGCGTGACGTGGTCCCGGCTGCTCTGTTTACACGCGGTGCGCTCCACGTAGGGGACCTCCAGCTTCTGAAGCTTCGTGGCCTGGCGGCCGAGGAACTTTAACCGTCCCCAGCCGCTCACCAGAGAGCTGCTGGACTCCCTCAGTAAGTTCTCTGTGAAGTCTTTGGGGCCCAGGCAGATGGGACGCCGTTGGTTGGACAGTTCCACTGGATTGGCAAGCTTCAGTAGTGCAATATCATGGTTATAGGGTGACCTCTTGTAATCGTACATGTGGTGGAGATGCTGCTCTGCCACCAAGTGGTCTCGCTCGTGATCCTCAACCTCGTCCACATCATGTTCACCTAGAAGTACAGATTTACATACGACAGCATATGATTTTCTGCGCCATGAATTGTGTGTGATGGGTCCAGCAGCTTCTGGAGTCAAAGTTTACTTTACAAGATTAAAGCAGGCAACATAAAACTGTGGGGAAAAGCACATCCAACAAAGAGCTGCCGCTCACAAAGATTACACGTATTTTGATGATCTCACCTCAACACTTTTACAGTATATGCAAGACTTAAAaaactgtcaacacaca
This region of Chaetodon trifascialis isolate fChaTrf1 chromosome 16, fChaTrf1.hap1, whole genome shotgun sequence genomic DNA includes:
- the LOC139344377 gene encoding proto-oncogene DBL isoform X1 is translated as MAESNPLRGFPRLRRAATSFPGNLHLVLVLRPTGLLSTTPSPSSSTDLGFRFSQDDFLLKMPVVMLRSVGDLLRYIDENHLTSDFTAKVEYCQSDWIVLRTAIETFAVTVKEIAQLLQGFGSELSETELPDEANAIEFLLHSHTHRYRQMKDDIRNVLKEGRLLLSNLETVKASKRDVEEERDIRADMDTVQRLLAQLRDMEEAFDGFFEKHHLKLQQYLQLLHYEMSFQQMDEVLTRLIDQEKDVAFVGTTVVQTEQLLRDLEMLDTHAQEEMARAQVVILHGHQLAANHHYALALIVQRCNELRHHCDVITTAIRTKRASLTRARDLLLRLEGALRWCDQGAYLLASQMVDRFQTREGAQEALHCLNCHQERAPSALKNSQDTLSLEFEAILTPQLQSQISMVTEKLNSMQSMIRNRELCLRKLADVQVRPVQLVAPRPEPDQTSQRCKSPLFSPKHGVDFNVLNSKFSFDLLPGKRAARRNNSQRKIEVMHDFQGNRSCLYGPTTETDSEAEDSPEQVTRHIMKELIATERIYVDELLSVLLGYRAEMEDPSMSNLLPSALRSQKDVLFGNMPEIYQFHSRIFLQDLQGCLEMPERVGACFLQRKEKFQVYERYCQNKPRSEMLWRQCSDSPFFQECQMKLDHKLGLDSYLLKPVQRLTKYQLLLKELLKHCTEQRYRCELQDALDSMLELLKSVNDSMHQIAITGYQGDLSQLGRVVLQGGFSVWISHKRAAVRMKELARFKPMQRHLFLYDHALLFCKRRDEDTHDRTPFYSFKSCLRMSAVGITETVKGDVKKFEIWYSGREVVYIVQAPTVEVKVAWLTEIRKILTNQLKLHQDEPPSLPLSDNPLSDSASEMCVSWGGASVGGCSACLPVPHSSSTSHSHMNRGEESVHTSPAHSDPVVHSPRRTWPVPAHSVAICEGLEDWGAATDLSNLSDSDEEDQPAPLVAGRYRVMVESSMASSDDIIFNCGDVIQLLHEELSGIWIVRNISRGEEGRVHSEDLHRILGEIC
- the LOC139344377 gene encoding proto-oncogene DBL isoform X2; the encoded protein is MAESNPLRGFPRLRRAATSFPGNLHLVLVLRPTGLLSTTPSPSSSTDLGFRFSQDDFLLKMPVVMLRSVGDLLRYIDENHLTSDFTAKVEYCQSDWIVLRTAIETFAVTVKEIAQLLQGFGSELSETELPDEANAIEFLLHSHTHRYRQMKDDIRNVLKEGRLLLSNLETVKASKRDVEEERDIRADMDTVQRLLAQLRDMEEAFDGFFEKHHLKLQQYLQLLHYEMSFQQMDEVLTRLIDQEKDVAFVGTTVVQTEQLLRDLEMLDTHAQEEMARAQVVILHGHQLAANHHYALALIVQRCNELRHHCDVITTAIRTKRASLTRARDLLLRLEGALRWCDQGAYLLASQMVDRFQTREGAQEALHCLNCHQERAPSALKNSQDTLSLEFEAILTPQLQSQISMVTEKLNSMQSMIRNRELCLRKLADVQVRPVQLVAPRPEPDQTSQRCKSPLFSPKHGVDFNVLNSKFSFDLLPGKRAARRNNSQRKIEVMHDFQGNRSCLYGPTTETDSEAEDSPEQVTRHIMKELIATERIYVDELLSVLLGYRAEMEDPSMSNLLPSALRSQKDVLFGNMPEIYQFHSRIFLQDLQGCLEMPERVGACFLQRKEKFQVYERYCQNKPRSEMLWRQCSDSPFFQECQMKLDHKLGLDSYLLKPVQRLTKYQLLLKELLKHCTEQRYRCELQDALDSMLELLKSVNDSMHQIAITGYQGDLSQLGRVVLQGGFSVWISHKRAAVRMKELARFKPMQRHLFLYDHALLFCKRRDEDTHDRTPFYSFKSCLRMSAVGITETVKGDVKKFEIWYSGREVVYIVQAPTVEVKVAWLTEIRKILTNQLKLHQDEPPSLPLSDNPLSDSSSTSHSHMNRGEESVHTSPAHSDPVVHSPRRTWPVPAHSVAICEGLEDWGAATDLSNLSDSDEEDQPAPLVAGRYRVMVESSMASSDDIIFNCGDVIQLLHEELSGIWIVRNISRGEEGRVHSEDLHRILGEIC